Proteins from a genomic interval of Physeter macrocephalus isolate SW-GA chromosome 21, ASM283717v5, whole genome shotgun sequence:
- the LOC129391737 gene encoding small integral membrane protein 20-like translates to MTPNLSTMLIFGSFISLIGATFYPIYFQPLMWLEEAKKEQAINRAGIVQEDVQPPGLKVWSDPFGRK, encoded by the exons ATGACCCCAAACCTGAGCACCATGCTCATTTTCGGCAGCTTCATCTCCCTGATCGGCGCCACCTTCTACCCCATCTACTTCCAGCCCCTAATGTGGCTGGAGGA agctaagAAGGAACAAGCCATAAATCGAGCTGGTATTGTCCAAGAAGATGTGCAGCCACCAGGGTTAAAAGTGTGGTCGGATCCATTTGGCAGGAAATGA